A region of Maribacter algicola DNA encodes the following proteins:
- a CDS encoding alpha/beta fold hydrolase: MPNQKEYLDPVKHERIEVTGHMIQTYNWPGDRETVLLIHGWESNTWRWHKLLEKLTQANYNVIAFDAPAHGYSTGEHLYVPLYAEVLEQMIIKYRPHHLIGHSVGGMTILYNEYRNPNDAIEKIVTIASPSEFHEIIDHFQTLLGLSNRMLDALETYIKKRFGFTIREFSSSKFVSTNNKKGLLFHDRWDKITPYHASERVHAVWQESIFYSTEGLGHSMHQDEVNDKIIAFLQDKITQ; the protein is encoded by the coding sequence TTGCCTAATCAAAAGGAATATCTAGACCCTGTCAAACATGAACGAATAGAGGTTACCGGCCACATGATACAAACGTACAATTGGCCCGGTGATAGGGAGACGGTATTATTGATTCATGGCTGGGAAAGCAACACATGGAGGTGGCATAAGCTACTTGAGAAATTGACACAGGCCAATTATAATGTAATCGCATTTGATGCCCCTGCTCATGGCTATTCAACGGGTGAACACCTATATGTTCCTTTGTATGCCGAAGTGTTGGAACAAATGATAATCAAGTATAGGCCACATCATCTTATAGGGCATTCCGTTGGGGGAATGACCATATTATATAACGAATATCGAAATCCAAACGATGCCATTGAGAAAATAGTGACTATAGCTTCCCCTTCTGAATTTCATGAAATTATAGATCATTTTCAAACTCTTTTAGGCTTATCCAATCGTATGTTAGACGCTTTGGAAACGTACATAAAAAAGCGGTTTGGATTTACCATACGAGAGTTTTCGTCTTCCAAGTTTGTATCGACGAATAACAAGAAGGGATTGCTATTTCATGACAGATGGGATAAAATTACTCCATATCACGCTTCAGAACGGGTTCACGCCGTATGGCAAGAAAGCATTTTTTATAGTACCGAAGGTTTGGGCCACTCCATGCATCAGGACGAGGTAAACGATAAAATCATTGCCTTTTTACAAGATAAGATAACTCAATAG
- a CDS encoding DUF7218 family protein translates to MAKEKNRSGILNEEQYEALVEKGYSKEKSARIANTPDSGKKGGKAPNYEERTKKELYEKAKEIGIEGRSKMNKKELISALRNN, encoded by the coding sequence ATGGCAAAAGAAAAAAATAGATCTGGAATTTTGAACGAGGAACAGTACGAGGCACTCGTAGAAAAAGGGTATAGCAAGGAGAAGTCCGCTAGAATTGCGAATACACCAGATTCCGGAAAAAAAGGCGGAAAGGCTCCAAATTATGAAGAGAGGACCAAAAAAGAGCTTTATGAAAAAGCGAAAGAAATTGGTATCGAAGGACGTTCTAAAATGAACAAAAAAGAGTTAATTTCGGCGTTAAGAAATAACTAA
- a CDS encoding PQQ-dependent sugar dehydrogenase, translating into MLFLVPKGQIYILLGLCLALFSCNSSVKKDLHPKAGRVDNYRQDELSVQKGMQLFNMHCASCHDFNADNIGPNLAGVTLKADKAWLTDFIRNPKRKIEAGDERSVQLYEAYSTYMPAFGYFSEDELEALLGFIHKYSEAERKSKKKRPGALSDPITEKINESNLLLVLDEVLQVPASAEHHPKARINKLAALRFSEGERLFIADLNGKLYEAKDSTVKTYLDMVQQLPNFINAPGFGTGLGSFDIHPNFEQNGLLYTTHTEPAHMRDADFALPDSLKVGLQWVLTEWKAQNPEAQHFSGSKRELLRVDMLGSSHGFQEVSFNPMAKKGDSDYGLLYLCIGDGGAIYADKPQFVGRKDKIWGSVIRIDPLGNNSVNGRYGIPYDNPFVGNSEDIPEIWAYGFRNPHRISWDALDQRRMYVSNIGRHSVEEVNLVEKGGNYGWPNREGTFVFDADANTEVVYPLPKDDNGFAYPIIQYDHDEGNAVSGGYTYHGTLKKLQGKYLFGDIPRGTLFMADVTNVHQGQQAPIQKIGFVLNGEATSFDTLLGGARVDLRWGMDSAGELYLFTKYDGKVYKVVDCIAKDTLSS; encoded by the coding sequence ATGTTATTTTTAGTGCCAAAGGGGCAGATTTATATACTTTTGGGCCTCTGTCTGGCCCTTTTTTCTTGTAATAGCAGTGTAAAAAAGGACCTGCACCCTAAAGCGGGCAGAGTAGACAATTACCGGCAAGATGAACTATCCGTTCAGAAAGGCATGCAATTGTTCAATATGCATTGTGCTAGTTGTCATGATTTTAATGCAGATAATATTGGTCCCAATTTGGCCGGTGTTACCCTTAAGGCGGATAAGGCTTGGCTTACTGATTTTATAAGGAATCCCAAGAGAAAAATAGAGGCCGGTGACGAAAGAAGCGTTCAACTTTATGAAGCCTATTCAACATATATGCCTGCTTTTGGGTATTTTTCAGAAGATGAATTGGAGGCACTATTGGGATTTATCCATAAGTATTCCGAAGCGGAAAGAAAGAGTAAAAAGAAAAGACCCGGAGCTTTGTCAGACCCCATAACGGAAAAAATAAATGAGTCCAACCTCCTGTTGGTATTGGACGAGGTGCTTCAAGTGCCCGCCAGTGCAGAACATCATCCCAAGGCGCGCATCAATAAATTGGCCGCCTTGCGTTTCTCTGAAGGGGAACGACTTTTTATTGCTGATCTTAACGGTAAATTATACGAGGCGAAGGATTCTACTGTCAAAACGTATCTGGATATGGTCCAGCAGCTACCAAATTTTATCAATGCACCAGGTTTTGGGACCGGGTTAGGTAGTTTTGACATTCACCCAAATTTTGAACAGAACGGACTGCTATACACCACCCATACGGAGCCGGCCCATATGCGTGACGCTGATTTCGCATTGCCGGATAGTCTAAAGGTTGGGCTGCAATGGGTTCTTACAGAATGGAAGGCTCAAAATCCGGAAGCGCAACATTTCAGTGGGTCGAAAAGGGAACTGCTGAGGGTGGATATGTTGGGTTCCTCACACGGGTTTCAAGAGGTATCCTTTAATCCAATGGCCAAAAAGGGAGATTCGGATTACGGACTACTGTACCTATGTATTGGTGATGGCGGGGCAATATATGCCGATAAACCCCAATTTGTGGGTCGAAAGGACAAAATATGGGGGTCGGTAATCAGAATAGATCCTTTGGGTAATAATAGCGTAAACGGTCGATACGGTATTCCGTACGATAATCCCTTTGTTGGAAATAGCGAGGATATCCCCGAAATATGGGCCTATGGATTTAGAAATCCCCATCGCATTTCTTGGGATGCCTTGGACCAAAGGCGGATGTATGTCTCCAATATAGGGAGGCATAGCGTTGAGGAAGTGAACCTTGTGGAAAAAGGAGGCAATTATGGTTGGCCCAACAGGGAGGGTACCTTTGTTTTTGATGCCGATGCCAATACAGAGGTGGTCTATCCGCTACCCAAAGATGATAATGGCTTTGCCTATCCCATCATACAATATGATCATGATGAGGGCAATGCGGTCTCTGGGGGCTATACCTATCATGGTACATTAAAAAAACTGCAAGGCAAATACCTCTTTGGCGATATTCCACGTGGTACCCTATTCATGGCAGATGTAACTAATGTGCATCAGGGACAGCAGGCACCCATCCAAAAAATAGGGTTTGTCCTTAACGGAGAGGCTACCTCCTTTGATACCTTGTTGGGCGGTGCCCGGGTGGATCTTAGATGGGGCATGGACAGTGCTGGCGAACTCTATCTTTTTACCAAATATGATGGTAAGGTCTATAAGGTGGTGGATTGCATTGCCAAAGACACTCTTTCCTCTTAA
- a CDS encoding exo-beta-N-acetylmuramidase NamZ family protein, whose protein sequence is MLFLYRFKNTLFLSFLICLSCGNSGRKTADVSPVLGTEPIQKETKPILVAANRTDAYLPLLAGKSVGIVANQTSVIFKENGYTHLVDSLLNLNVHIKRVFSPEHGFRGKADAGEKVDSGTDNETGLPIISLYGKNRKPSAEQLAGLDVVLFDIQDVGTRFYTYIATLQLIMEACTESNIPVLVLDRPNPNAHYVDGPTMQKEHSGFLGMNEIPLVYGMSIGEYANMINGEGWLEGGKKCDLTVIPLKNWTHDKFYQIPIRPSPNLPNDVSINLYPSLGLFEGTNVNAGRGTEFQFQRYGASFMDSTSYNFSYVPEPNFGSKYPKEEGKNCFGKDLSNTPRISEVSLQWILDAYKNTTDKSKFFLTEGFTKHAGTPELQKQIESGLTEGEIKASWQPELEKFKKMRAKYLMYD, encoded by the coding sequence ATGTTGTTTTTATACCGATTCAAAAATACCCTTTTTTTATCTTTCCTGATCTGCCTTTCATGCGGAAACTCGGGAAGGAAGACTGCGGATGTCTCTCCGGTTTTGGGCACGGAACCCATTCAGAAGGAAACCAAGCCAATTCTAGTAGCGGCCAATAGAACCGATGCATATCTTCCGCTGTTGGCAGGGAAATCGGTTGGCATTGTGGCGAACCAGACCTCAGTCATTTTTAAGGAAAACGGATATACCCACTTGGTCGATTCATTGTTAAATTTGAATGTCCACATAAAAAGGGTGTTTTCACCGGAACACGGTTTTCGTGGCAAGGCCGATGCCGGTGAAAAAGTGGACAGTGGTACGGATAACGAGACGGGGCTTCCCATCATTTCCCTCTATGGAAAGAACAGAAAACCTTCGGCAGAACAATTGGCGGGGTTGGATGTGGTCCTATTCGACATACAGGACGTTGGAACCCGATTCTATACGTATATCGCCACACTACAATTGATTATGGAAGCCTGTACCGAAAGTAATATCCCCGTTTTGGTTTTGGACCGACCCAATCCAAACGCCCATTACGTAGATGGCCCCACGATGCAAAAGGAACACTCCGGATTCTTGGGAATGAACGAAATCCCCCTAGTATATGGCATGAGTATTGGCGAATACGCTAACATGATCAACGGTGAAGGTTGGTTGGAAGGAGGCAAAAAATGTGACCTAACCGTTATTCCCTTAAAGAACTGGACACACGACAAATTTTATCAAATCCCTATACGCCCCTCGCCCAATCTACCGAATGATGTTTCCATCAATCTCTACCCTAGTTTGGGGCTTTTTGAAGGTACCAACGTCAATGCAGGTCGCGGTACGGAATTTCAATTTCAGCGGTATGGGGCTTCCTTCATGGATTCAACGTCTTATAATTTTTCCTATGTTCCGGAACCCAATTTTGGAAGTAAATATCCCAAGGAAGAGGGCAAAAATTGTTTTGGAAAAGACCTCTCCAATACCCCAAGAATAAGCGAAGTTTCCTTGCAATGGATTTTGGATGCCTATAAAAATACAACCGATAAAAGCAAGTTCTTTTTAACCGAGGGATTTACAAAGCACGCCGGCACCCCTGAACTTCAAAAACAAATCGAGTCGGGGCTTACGGAAGGGGAAATAAAGGCTTCTTGGCAACCAGAACTGGAGAAATTCAAGAAAATGCGAGCCAAGTATTTGATGTATGATTAA
- a CDS encoding 7-carboxy-7-deazaguanine synthase QueE produces MEKMDTMALVDRGLFLPLMEEFYTIQGEGFHKGTAAYFIRVGGCDVGCHWCDVKESWNAETHPPTDIEHIVYNAAKYSDTIVVTGGEPLTWDMGPLTEKLKGQKLKTHIETSGAYPLTGSWDWICLSPKKNKLPVGRIYDEAHELKVIVYNKHDLIFAEEQAAKTNKDCILYLQPEWSVREKVTPMIVEYVMKNPKWKVSLQTHKYLNIP; encoded by the coding sequence ATGGAGAAAATGGATACCATGGCATTGGTGGATAGAGGGTTATTTCTACCTTTAATGGAAGAGTTCTACACCATTCAGGGAGAGGGCTTTCATAAAGGTACGGCGGCCTATTTTATAAGGGTAGGTGGATGCGATGTTGGGTGTCATTGGTGCGACGTAAAGGAAAGTTGGAACGCCGAAACACATCCGCCCACAGATATCGAACATATTGTATACAATGCGGCAAAATATTCGGATACCATTGTGGTTACAGGGGGTGAGCCTTTGACGTGGGATATGGGACCGTTGACGGAAAAGTTGAAAGGCCAAAAACTGAAAACCCATATCGAAACTTCGGGTGCCTATCCTTTGACAGGGTCTTGGGATTGGATATGTCTATCGCCCAAAAAAAACAAACTCCCTGTGGGTCGTATATATGATGAAGCCCATGAACTAAAAGTGATTGTTTACAACAAACATGATTTAATATTTGCCGAAGAACAGGCTGCCAAAACGAACAAGGATTGTATCCTGTATTTGCAACCGGAGTGGAGCGTACGGGAGAAGGTAACCCCAATGATCGTGGAGTACGTTATGAAAAACCCCAAATGGAAGGTTTCCTTACAGACCCATAAGTATTTGAATATTCCTTAA
- a CDS encoding sterol desaturase family protein, with protein MEQLIQYFETIPSAHRSLILVGGITFFWVLEGIVPLFTLRYKKWKHAVPNFFFTLTTIVINFFLAFLLLKTADWTVANDFGILNWLPAMPLWLYVLLGVMLLDLIGAYLAHWVEHKVKPLWMVHLVHHSDHHVDTTTANRHHPLESFVRYLFTLLGVLLVGAPIGIIMLYQSLSVVLSQFNHANIKLPTKLDKYLSYIIVSPDMHKVHHHYVLPYTDSNYGNIFAIWDRLFGTYMHLDRESIVYGVDTFPDETENSSISGLLKQPFHKYRRPTTVGDAD; from the coding sequence ATGGAACAATTAATTCAATACTTTGAAACGATTCCTTCGGCACATCGTTCCTTGATACTGGTGGGAGGTATAACTTTTTTTTGGGTTTTGGAAGGTATCGTTCCGTTATTCACGTTACGCTATAAAAAATGGAAACATGCCGTCCCTAATTTCTTTTTTACTCTAACGACCATCGTCATTAATTTTTTCTTGGCGTTTTTGTTGTTGAAAACCGCAGATTGGACCGTGGCCAATGATTTTGGCATCCTTAATTGGCTACCGGCAATGCCTTTGTGGTTGTATGTGCTACTTGGTGTTATGCTGTTGGATTTGATCGGGGCGTACTTGGCACATTGGGTGGAGCATAAGGTAAAACCCTTGTGGATGGTTCACTTGGTACACCATTCCGATCATCACGTGGATACGACTACGGCGAACAGGCACCATCCTTTGGAATCTTTTGTTCGTTATCTATTTACCTTGTTAGGGGTGCTTTTGGTAGGGGCGCCTATTGGCATCATTATGTTATATCAAAGCTTGTCGGTCGTACTCTCGCAATTCAATCACGCCAATATTAAACTGCCTACAAAATTGGATAAATATCTGAGTTACATTATCGTTTCTCCGGACATGCACAAGGTCCACCATCACTATGTGCTACCTTACACGGACAGTAATTATGGAAATATTTTTGCCATTTGGGACCGATTGTTTGGTACCTATATGCATTTGGACAGGGAATCGATCGTGTACGGTGTGGATACCTTCCCAGATGAAACGGAAAATTCGAGTATATCCGGACTGCTAAAACAGCCTTTTCACAAATACCGTAGGCCAACAACTGTAGGTGACGCTGATTAA
- a CDS encoding VOC family protein, which yields MNNVSPFHIAIPVHNLAECRKFYGEILNCEEGRSSDHWVDFNLFGHQLVIHYKPKSETDSLHHNPVDGHDVPVPHYGVVLPWDTFESFSEELKQKGVKFIIEPYIRFKGLVGEQATMFFLDPAGNALEFKAFKDMGQLFAK from the coding sequence ATGAACAACGTTTCACCCTTTCACATTGCCATTCCGGTGCATAACTTGGCGGAATGCAGAAAATTCTATGGAGAAATACTGAATTGCGAAGAAGGAAGAAGTAGCGACCACTGGGTCGACTTCAACCTTTTCGGGCATCAGTTGGTCATCCATTACAAACCTAAATCCGAGACGGATTCGCTTCACCACAATCCGGTGGACGGCCATGATGTCCCCGTTCCACATTATGGGGTAGTATTGCCATGGGACACCTTTGAAAGTTTTTCCGAAGAACTAAAACAGAAAGGCGTAAAATTTATCATTGAGCCCTACATAAGATTCAAGGGACTTGTTGGTGAACAGGCCACCATGTTCTTTTTGGACCCTGCTGGTAACGCTTTGGAGTTTAAGGCGTTCAAGGACATGGGGCAATTATTCGCCAAATAA
- a CDS encoding class I SAM-dependent methyltransferase codes for MSEDILGKALLDYHNLKYTEDIITISSLDEEDRLPLPYMFRSFEQMPLLEQIALEHCKGMVLDVGCGAGNHSLYLQNKGYEVTGLDASPGAVSVCRQRGVLKTIHADFLSLDGQQFDTLLLLMNGIGITGKLKKLDTYLNQMKRLLRPNGQVLLDSSNILYMYESDEEDGGYWIPQNVDYYGEVTFTMRYKNEVSEPFDWLYVDFNTLKRAATFNGLHCDMVKQGENDDYLARLTFL; via the coding sequence TTGTCAGAGGATATTTTGGGCAAGGCCCTTTTGGATTACCACAACCTTAAGTATACGGAAGATATCATCACCATTTCGTCCTTGGACGAGGAGGACCGTTTACCACTTCCTTATATGTTCCGTAGTTTTGAACAAATGCCCCTTTTGGAACAAATTGCCCTGGAGCATTGCAAAGGCATGGTACTTGATGTAGGTTGTGGGGCCGGCAACCATAGTCTTTATTTACAGAATAAAGGATATGAGGTGACGGGTTTGGACGCTTCTCCAGGGGCCGTTTCGGTATGTAGACAAAGAGGAGTTTTGAAAACGATACATGCTGATTTTTTAAGTTTGGACGGTCAACAATTCGACACGCTTTTGTTATTGATGAACGGTATAGGAATCACCGGAAAGCTAAAAAAACTGGACACGTATTTGAACCAAATGAAGCGGTTGCTCCGGCCAAACGGACAGGTTTTACTGGATTCCAGCAATATTCTATATATGTACGAATCAGACGAGGAGGATGGGGGCTACTGGATTCCTCAGAACGTGGACTATTACGGAGAGGTCACTTTTACGATGCGCTATAAAAACGAGGTAAGTGAACCGTTTGATTGGTTGTACGTAGATTTTAATACCTTAAAAAGAGCAGCCACGTTTAACGGTTTGCATTGTGACATGGTAAAACAAGGCGAAAACGACGACTATTTGGCCCGTTTGACCTTTTTGTGA
- a CDS encoding aldo/keto reductase yields MNYRRFGRTDWQVSEIGYGMWGMAGWKASDDEQSAKSLDLAVENGVNFFDTAWGYGEGHSEELLGDLVKRHPSKKLYTASKIPPKNFQWPAKPEYAFEDSYPTDHIMEYTHKTLKNLGLEQIDLMQFHTWDDTWSEREEWQRTVEDLKKSGKVAAMGISMNRWEPENGILALETGLLDAVQVIYNIFDQAPEDKLFPLCEKLDIGVIARVPFDEGTLTGNLTKETTFPEGDWRGTYFVPENLNSSVEHADALRPLIPEGMTMAEMALRFILENKHVGTTIPGMRKQRNVLANSATSDGKSLPKELIKELKKHRWDRVPTSWSQ; encoded by the coding sequence ATGAATTATAGAAGGTTTGGAAGGACAGATTGGCAAGTAAGTGAGATAGGATATGGAATGTGGGGCATGGCTGGTTGGAAAGCTTCGGATGATGAGCAATCCGCCAAGTCCCTTGATCTGGCCGTAGAAAACGGCGTTAATTTTTTTGATACGGCATGGGGTTATGGCGAAGGCCATAGCGAGGAACTTTTGGGCGACCTTGTAAAAAGACATCCCTCCAAAAAATTATATACGGCTAGCAAGATTCCTCCCAAGAATTTTCAGTGGCCCGCCAAACCGGAATATGCTTTTGAGGACTCCTATCCTACGGACCATATCATGGAATACACCCATAAAACCCTTAAAAACCTCGGACTCGAACAAATAGATTTGATGCAGTTCCATACGTGGGACGATACCTGGAGCGAGCGGGAAGAGTGGCAGCGGACTGTTGAGGATTTGAAAAAGTCCGGTAAGGTGGCGGCTATGGGAATCAGTATGAACCGTTGGGAGCCAGAAAATGGAATTTTGGCACTCGAAACAGGATTGTTGGATGCCGTTCAGGTTATCTACAATATTTTTGATCAAGCGCCAGAGGACAAACTCTTTCCGCTTTGCGAGAAACTGGATATTGGGGTCATAGCGAGGGTTCCTTTTGACGAAGGGACGTTGACGGGTAATTTGACCAAGGAAACCACGTTCCCGGAGGGAGATTGGCGGGGTACCTACTTTGTCCCGGAAAATCTAAATTCTTCCGTTGAACACGCGGACGCCCTTAGGCCCCTAATTCCGGAAGGCATGACCATGGCGGAAATGGCACTCCGATTTATTTTGGAGAACAAACATGTAGGTACCACCATTCCTGGAATGAGAAAACAGCGTAATGTATTGGCTAATTCTGCCACCAGTGATGGTAAATCCCTACCAAAGGAATTAATCAAGGAACTTAAAAAACACCGTTGGGACAGGGTCCCTACTTCTTGGTCACAATAG
- a CDS encoding YkgJ family cysteine cluster protein, translating to MDKILKQLPQWASDKKAENKKFFAKLRKKPPKNLDYVMQELHEAEFERTDCLTCANCCKSTGPLFTNADIERISKHFRMKPQQFIDAYLRIDEENDYVLQQVPCTFLDADNYCAIYEVRPKACREFPHTDRKKFQQISHITLKNVTICPAAYNIVEEMKKRIPV from the coding sequence ATGGACAAGATACTGAAACAACTTCCGCAATGGGCTTCCGATAAAAAAGCCGAAAACAAGAAATTCTTCGCTAAATTAAGGAAGAAACCGCCCAAGAATTTGGATTATGTGATGCAGGAATTGCATGAAGCCGAATTCGAACGGACGGATTGCCTTACCTGTGCCAATTGCTGCAAGTCTACCGGTCCTTTGTTCACGAATGCTGATATTGAACGAATTTCCAAGCATTTTAGAATGAAGCCCCAGCAATTTATCGATGCCTATCTACGCATCGATGAGGAGAACGACTATGTGCTTCAGCAAGTGCCATGCACTTTTTTGGATGCCGATAATTATTGCGCTATCTACGAGGTGCGGCCTAAAGCCTGCAGGGAGTTTCCCCATACCGACAGGAAAAAGTTCCAACAGATAAGCCACATCACTTTAAAGAATGTAACCATTTGTCCAGCAGCCTACAATATCGTGGAGGAAATGAAGAAGCGGATTCCCGTATAA
- a CDS encoding helicase HerA-like domain-containing protein: MASKESFFEHIENGYATKGDYITMGAAMLNGEAMTNALVKVPLKTLNRHGLIAGATGTGKTKTLQVLAENLSDKGIPVLLMDLKGDLSGLAQPSPGHPKIDERHAKIGIPFEPKSFPVEILSLSEQGGVKLRATVSEFGPILLSRILDLSETQEGIVAVIFKYCDDNKLPLLDLKDFKKVLQYATGEGKAEFTEEYGRISTSSTGTILRKIIELEQQGADLFFGEKSFEVNDLTRIDDNGRGYINIIRLTDIQDRPKLFSTFMLSLLAEIYDTFPELGDSERPELILFIDEAHLIFNEASKALLDQIESIVKLIRSKGIGLYFVTQNPTDVPNEVLAQLGLKVQHALRAFTARDRKAIKLTAENYPISDYYDTKEVLTSLGIGEALISALDEKGRPTPLAATLLRAPMSRMDILSDTELKELIDKSKLVKKYSEVIDRESAYEILNEKIDKAEQLAQKEKEKAQTNRRTSSTRRSTRQNPVIKVLTSATFIRGVLGVLKKVMR; encoded by the coding sequence ATGGCTTCCAAGGAAAGTTTTTTTGAGCATATTGAAAACGGATACGCTACCAAAGGTGATTATATCACCATGGGTGCCGCAATGTTAAACGGCGAAGCCATGACCAATGCTTTGGTAAAGGTGCCTTTGAAAACACTGAACCGTCACGGTCTAATCGCGGGGGCCACCGGAACGGGAAAAACCAAAACCTTACAGGTGTTGGCGGAGAATCTATCGGACAAGGGAATTCCTGTACTTCTCATGGACCTGAAAGGCGACTTGAGCGGATTGGCACAACCCAGCCCAGGTCACCCAAAAATTGATGAACGCCATGCCAAGATTGGAATACCTTTCGAGCCCAAAAGTTTTCCCGTGGAGATTCTTTCCTTATCGGAGCAGGGCGGAGTCAAATTACGGGCCACCGTATCTGAATTCGGCCCAATTTTACTATCCAGGATTTTGGACCTATCAGAAACCCAAGAAGGCATCGTAGCGGTAATTTTCAAATATTGTGACGATAATAAACTACCCTTGTTGGATCTGAAGGATTTTAAAAAGGTATTGCAATATGCCACGGGTGAGGGCAAGGCCGAATTTACCGAAGAGTATGGACGGATTTCAACCAGCTCCACAGGAACGATCCTTAGAAAAATAATCGAGTTGGAACAGCAGGGAGCCGACCTTTTTTTTGGTGAGAAATCCTTCGAAGTGAATGACCTTACCAGAATTGATGATAACGGACGGGGATACATCAACATTATCCGGCTTACGGATATTCAGGATAGGCCCAAACTCTTTTCAACCTTTATGCTCAGTTTGTTGGCCGAAATTTATGACACCTTTCCAGAGCTTGGAGATAGCGAAAGACCAGAATTGATTTTGTTCATTGACGAGGCCCACCTAATTTTTAATGAAGCGTCCAAGGCCCTGTTGGATCAGATAGAAAGTATCGTGAAATTGATACGATCAAAGGGAATCGGGCTGTATTTTGTTACCCAAAACCCTACAGATGTACCCAATGAAGTTCTAGCTCAATTAGGATTAAAAGTACAACATGCCCTAAGGGCTTTTACGGCCAGGGACCGAAAAGCAATCAAACTTACGGCCGAAAACTATCCTATTTCAGATTATTACGACACTAAGGAAGTACTTACCTCCTTAGGGATTGGGGAAGCCTTAATTTCTGCATTGGATGAAAAAGGAAGGCCCACGCCATTGGCGGCCACCTTATTAAGAGCACCTATGAGCCGGATGGATATATTATCAGATACGGAATTAAAGGAGCTCATTGACAAATCCAAGTTGGTAAAAAAATATAGCGAAGTAATCGATCGCGAGAGTGCCTACGAAATATTGAACGAGAAAATTGACAAGGCCGAGCAACTAGCGCAAAAAGAAAAGGAAAAAGCCCAAACCAATCGAAGAACCTCATCCACCAGAAGAAGTACTAGACAAAATCCGGTAATTAAAGTGCTGACCAGTGCAACGTTTATACGGGGAGTGCTCGGTGTATTAAAAAAAGTTATGCGATGA
- a CDS encoding glycoside hydrolase family 43 protein yields the protein MKKRCIQLFFACSALWVCNLGFGQKGNTASMSGNPIFEGWYADPEGVVFGEEYWIYPTFSDDYDKQLHFDAFSSRDLIEWKKHENILDTTKITWLRQALWAPSIIEKDKKYYLFFGGNDIQRPGRSSYDPNNDINHYGGIGVAVADSPGGPFEDYLGKPLISDFYNDAQPIDQFVFKDVDGTHYFFYGGWSHCNLGKLNDDFTGFVPWEDGSIFREITPEGYVEGPFMFLRKNIYYFMWSEGNWTDGSYRVVYAMANKATGPYKRIGTVLQSDESVATGAGHHSVINVPGTDEWIMVYHRRPIPNEDRDHRVTCLDVMEFNEDGTIKPVKITFEGVEKRTIGDK from the coding sequence ATGAAAAAAAGATGTATTCAATTATTTTTTGCATGCTCTGCATTATGGGTCTGTAATTTGGGTTTTGGTCAAAAGGGTAACACAGCATCAATGTCCGGCAACCCCATTTTTGAGGGATGGTATGCCGACCCGGAAGGGGTAGTTTTTGGTGAAGAATATTGGATTTATCCTACTTTTTCGGATGATTATGACAAACAGTTGCATTTTGATGCGTTTTCTTCCAGAGATTTGATAGAGTGGAAGAAGCATGAAAATATATTGGATACTACAAAGATTACATGGTTGAGGCAGGCCCTATGGGCCCCTTCCATTATTGAAAAGGACAAAAAGTATTACCTGTTCTTTGGTGGCAATGATATACAAAGACCTGGCAGGTCATCTTATGACCCCAATAACGACATCAATCATTATGGTGGGATTGGCGTAGCCGTGGCCGATTCGCCTGGAGGTCCGTTCGAAGATTATTTAGGGAAACCGTTGATATCCGATTTTTACAATGATGCCCAACCAATCGACCAATTCGTTTTTAAGGATGTGGACGGAACACATTATTTTTTCTATGGAGGTTGGAGCCATTGCAACCTTGGTAAATTAAATGATGATTTTACAGGTTTTGTACCTTGGGAAGATGGCAGTATTTTTAGGGAAATTACTCCGGAAGGCTACGTGGAAGGTCCTTTTATGTTTCTCCGAAAGAATATATACTATTTTATGTGGTCCGAAGGTAATTGGACAGATGGTAGCTATCGCGTGGTGTATGCCATGGCAAATAAGGCTACGGGTCCCTATAAACGAATAGGCACGGTATTGCAATCAGACGAATCCGTTGCCACGGGAGCCGGCCATCATTCCGTAATCAATGTGCCCGGAACGGATGAATGGATTATGGTGTACCATCGTAGACCTATTCCCAACGAGGACAGAGACCACAGGGTAACTTGTTTGGATGTAATGGAATTCAATGAGGATGGGACCATCAAGCCCGTAAAAATCACCTTTGAAGGTGTAGAAAAACGAACAATAGGAGATAAATAA